One window from the genome of Echinicola vietnamensis DSM 17526 encodes:
- a CDS encoding zinc-binding dehydrogenase — MNASPAKAMLFTAANTPFSSLSVAFPSLQKGEILVRNLYATICASDLHTFHGRRKSCHHSVLGHEIVGRIEALAEEGAKDYHGRPLEKGDRITWSVYAHDPASPTSLKGFPQKSEDLYKYGHEQIDDHYQLNGGFSTHCHLRKGTSLFKLPEALTDREAAPLNCTHATIAGAMRLAGSLSGKTVLVNGAGMLGLSACAMAKEKGASHVWACDLSIEKATHAKAFGADTAFEAESKDVPHRIFGPDKADIIIETSGMPEAMENCLHMLGIGGTIILVGAVFPQRNLSINAEFLVRNLLTIKGLHNYIPEDLATAISFLTKAKAKYPFDSLVGREFSLEQLDSAFEAGSHGKYYRVGVKP, encoded by the coding sequence ATGAACGCAAGCCCCGCCAAAGCCATGCTCTTCACTGCAGCCAACACTCCTTTCTCTTCCTTGTCCGTGGCATTCCCTTCCCTACAAAAGGGTGAAATATTGGTCAGAAACCTCTATGCGACCATTTGTGCCAGCGACCTGCATACGTTTCACGGTCGCAGAAAGTCCTGTCACCACAGTGTCCTGGGCCATGAAATTGTCGGCAGGATTGAAGCATTGGCCGAGGAAGGCGCGAAGGATTATCACGGCAGGCCTTTAGAAAAGGGTGACCGGATTACTTGGTCTGTCTATGCCCATGATCCGGCGTCCCCTACTTCCCTAAAAGGGTTTCCGCAAAAGTCCGAGGACCTGTACAAGTATGGGCACGAACAGATCGACGATCATTACCAACTGAATGGAGGATTTTCCACGCATTGCCATTTGAGAAAAGGCACCAGCCTATTTAAGCTTCCCGAAGCGCTTACCGACCGGGAGGCTGCCCCGCTAAACTGTACCCACGCCACCATAGCAGGTGCCATGCGCCTAGCTGGTAGCCTATCGGGAAAGACCGTATTGGTCAATGGAGCTGGAATGCTGGGACTTTCTGCCTGTGCCATGGCGAAGGAAAAGGGCGCCTCCCACGTCTGGGCATGTGACCTCTCCATCGAAAAGGCAACGCACGCCAAGGCATTTGGTGCAGACACGGCCTTTGAAGCGGAAAGCAAGGATGTCCCTCACCGGATCTTTGGGCCGGACAAGGCCGATATCATCATCGAAACGTCCGGTATGCCCGAAGCCATGGAAAATTGCCTCCACATGCTTGGAATTGGCGGGACCATCATTTTGGTAGGCGCAGTATTTCCACAAAGAAACCTCTCGATCAATGCGGAATTCCTGGTCCGGAACCTCTTGACCATAAAAGGCCTGCACAACTATATCCCCGAGGATTTGGCTACAGCCATTTCGTTTCTCACCAAGGCCAAAGCCAAGTATCCCTTCGATAGCCTGGTCGGAAGGGAATTCTCCTTGGAGCAGCTGGACAGTGCATTTGAAGCGGGAAGCCACGGGAAATATTACCGAGTAGGCGTCAAACCTTAA
- a CDS encoding TIGR03364 family FAD-dependent oxidoreductase has translation MYDLIVIGGGVLGAFHAYHALEAGLKVALIEKDKAPQDATTRNFGQVVPSGMNGKWQKFGRESLRIYQKLQTHFDLSVRQNGTVYLASDEEEMQLIEELHTINGQNCYPSQLLGKQACVEKYPGLKTGYVKGGLFFPDEVTVEPRIMIHRLLEFLKSEKGLTVLPSTTVKACEHAGSHVNVETACGTKLSAGKVIICNGREFKLLYPGLFAKSDLQVSKLQMMQTKPQGKGYRLPGSILTGLSIRRYEAFAECPSYASIKSREAKQSPEKQWGIHILFKQAVDGSVILGDSHQYADAKDIDDLGHDLDMDIDNFMVKKAQEIIELPTYQIARRWFGMYAQCKEKDLFQETIDKDIHIVTGIGGKGMTGSAGFAQENIRNIFNL, from the coding sequence ATGTATGACCTCATTGTAATCGGCGGCGGGGTATTAGGGGCTTTTCATGCCTACCATGCCTTGGAAGCTGGCCTTAAGGTAGCCTTGATAGAAAAGGACAAAGCCCCTCAAGATGCCACTACCCGTAATTTTGGGCAGGTGGTTCCCTCCGGCATGAACGGCAAATGGCAAAAGTTTGGACGTGAAAGCCTGCGCATCTACCAAAAACTACAGACACATTTTGACCTTTCCGTCAGGCAAAATGGAACGGTTTACCTTGCCTCGGACGAGGAAGAAATGCAGCTTATCGAAGAGCTCCACACCATCAATGGGCAAAACTGCTATCCTTCCCAACTGCTGGGCAAGCAGGCCTGTGTGGAGAAATACCCCGGACTGAAAACCGGCTACGTAAAAGGCGGGCTGTTTTTTCCTGATGAGGTGACTGTGGAGCCGCGCATCATGATCCACCGCTTGTTGGAATTTTTAAAATCAGAAAAAGGGCTCACGGTACTCCCCTCCACCACCGTCAAAGCCTGCGAACATGCCGGCAGCCACGTCAACGTAGAAACCGCCTGCGGCACCAAACTTTCCGCCGGAAAGGTGATCATCTGTAACGGCCGTGAATTCAAATTGCTCTATCCAGGCCTCTTCGCCAAAAGTGACCTTCAGGTCTCAAAACTCCAAATGATGCAGACCAAACCACAGGGAAAGGGATACCGGTTGCCCGGGTCCATCCTTACCGGGCTCTCTATTCGTCGCTATGAAGCTTTTGCAGAATGTCCGTCCTATGCTTCCATCAAAAGCCGTGAAGCCAAACAATCTCCCGAAAAGCAATGGGGCATCCACATCCTCTTCAAGCAGGCGGTGGATGGATCGGTAATTTTGGGTGACAGCCATCAGTATGCCGACGCCAAGGACATCGATGACCTGGGGCATGACCTGGACATGGACATTGATAATTTTATGGTCAAAAAAGCCCAAGAAATCATCGAGCTGCCCACGTATCAAATTGCCCGTCGCTGGTTTGGGATGTACGCCCAATGTAAGGAGAAAGACCTCTTTCAGGAAACCATCGACAAGGACATCCATATTGTCACGGGAATTGGCGGCAAAGGGATGACCGGCAGTGCGGGCTTTGCCCAGGAAAATATTCGGAACATCTTTAATTTGTGA
- a CDS encoding TonB-dependent receptor gives MTFPIRLIFFLCIAGGLFYGTSPALAHNGFPMMGQDTTKLSKQDTASEYQDLDEVVVVDQAAMVKREISNSVALVRQDFIRENRGGSLMKSLERVPGISTIGIGSGASKPLIRGLGFNQVMVVENGVKHEGQQWGADHGLEVDQYAAEQVMIIKGPASFKYGSDAIAGVIDIRDKLPPAEEGVGGSVELGGRSNNGWIGGSANVTARKDNWFVEGRFTLADYGDFNVPVDSVFVYDFGVALHQGDVRNTAGRELDFSGRIGYLGKHFRNALTVSRVRTRSGFFANAHGLEPRQVDAAVHDRSSRDILLPYQEVTHTKVINRASYAAGKQFIQLDLAYQRNDRKEWSQYVNHGYMPPLYPAEMPYPSSQERAFDKHVFSLNLKDEWFLDKHQIMLGASGEYQDNTIGGWGFLIPAFQQYSYGVFAIEKFSVSPLWKLTAALRYDHSRIHVEAYQDWFPSVEHADQAAPSDYLYRSSDFRRDFDSFVWSVGVNFLPGDLSLKGNLGTSFRMPIAKELAANGVNYHYFRYEKGNPDLDPERSLQLDVEAELKKENWQVAFSPFLNYFSNYIYLNPTAELDILYGAGNQVFNYTQAEVLRYGAEFNAVYRFTPQWSAELIGEYVYSEQQSGAKRGYTLPFSPPPSGIVNITYQPLGTESFFSPYFAVDLRATARQANIVPPEKVTEGYQLVHLRAGAKVKVFQQPIQADLQVQNLLNTRYLNHTSFYRLISLPEAGRNISLSLKYEF, from the coding sequence ATGACCTTTCCAATACGCTTAATTTTCTTCCTGTGCATCGCTGGAGGTTTGTTCTACGGGACATCACCGGCCCTCGCCCACAACGGGTTCCCCATGATGGGACAGGACACGACCAAGTTGTCCAAGCAGGATACTGCTTCGGAATACCAGGACTTGGACGAAGTAGTGGTGGTCGATCAGGCCGCGATGGTCAAAAGGGAAATCTCCAATAGCGTGGCATTGGTCAGGCAGGATTTTATCCGTGAAAACCGAGGAGGAAGCCTGATGAAATCCCTGGAGCGTGTGCCCGGGATCAGTACCATCGGGATAGGTTCGGGAGCCTCCAAGCCACTGATCCGCGGTTTGGGGTTTAACCAAGTGATGGTCGTCGAAAACGGGGTCAAGCACGAAGGCCAGCAATGGGGGGCAGACCATGGATTGGAGGTGGACCAATATGCTGCTGAACAGGTCATGATCATCAAAGGGCCTGCCTCCTTTAAGTACGGTTCTGATGCCATCGCCGGAGTGATCGATATCCGGGATAAATTGCCGCCAGCCGAGGAAGGGGTCGGCGGTTCTGTTGAATTGGGCGGAAGGTCCAATAACGGCTGGATAGGTGGTTCGGCAAATGTTACCGCACGAAAGGACAACTGGTTTGTCGAGGGCCGGTTTACCTTGGCCGATTATGGCGACTTCAACGTGCCCGTGGACTCTGTCTTTGTATATGATTTCGGCGTGGCCCTGCACCAAGGGGATGTACGGAATACCGCAGGGCGGGAATTGGATTTTTCGGGCAGGATAGGGTACCTGGGGAAGCACTTCAGAAATGCCTTGACGGTTAGCCGCGTGCGTACAAGGTCCGGTTTTTTTGCCAATGCCCACGGGTTGGAGCCCCGACAGGTGGATGCTGCTGTCCACGATCGGTCCAGTAGGGATATTCTGCTCCCTTATCAGGAAGTAACCCATACCAAGGTCATCAACCGGGCCAGCTATGCGGCCGGAAAGCAGTTCATTCAATTGGACTTGGCCTATCAACGGAATGACCGCAAGGAATGGAGCCAATACGTGAACCACGGTTATATGCCGCCGCTATATCCGGCGGAGATGCCTTATCCTTCCTCACAGGAACGGGCATTTGACAAGCATGTATTTTCGCTAAACCTCAAGGACGAGTGGTTCTTGGACAAGCACCAAATCATGTTAGGTGCCAGTGGAGAATATCAGGATAATACCATTGGAGGTTGGGGGTTTTTGATTCCTGCATTCCAACAGTACAGTTATGGGGTGTTTGCCATTGAGAAATTCAGTGTCAGTCCCTTGTGGAAGCTGACGGCGGCCTTGCGCTATGATCACAGTCGTATTCATGTGGAAGCGTACCAAGATTGGTTCCCAAGTGTAGAGCATGCCGATCAGGCAGCTCCATCGGATTATTTATACCGATCATCGGATTTTCGCAGGGATTTTGACAGTTTCGTTTGGTCAGTAGGGGTTAATTTCCTGCCGGGAGACCTGAGCCTCAAAGGCAACCTGGGGACAAGCTTTCGCATGCCCATCGCCAAGGAGCTGGCAGCCAATGGCGTGAATTATCATTATTTTCGCTATGAAAAGGGCAATCCTGATCTGGATCCGGAGCGATCTCTCCAGTTGGACGTGGAGGCCGAGCTGAAAAAAGAAAACTGGCAAGTGGCCTTTAGCCCTTTTCTCAATTATTTCTCAAATTATATTTACCTGAACCCCACTGCTGAATTGGATATCCTTTACGGGGCCGGGAACCAGGTTTTCAACTATACGCAAGCCGAAGTACTGCGCTATGGGGCTGAGTTCAATGCCGTTTACCGGTTTACTCCACAATGGAGTGCAGAGCTTATTGGGGAGTATGTGTACAGTGAGCAGCAGTCAGGGGCAAAACGGGGGTATACCCTTCCTTTTTCGCCGCCTCCTTCCGGTATCGTAAATATTACCTACCAGCCATTGGGCACGGAGAGCTTTTTCAGCCCTTATTTCGCCGTGGACTTACGGGCGACGGCCAGACAGGCCAATATCGTACCACCAGAAAAAGTGACGGAGGGCTATCAGTTGGTGCATCTCAGGGCAGGGGCCAAGGTCAAGGTGTTTCAACAGCCTATTCAAGCGGACCTTCAGGTGCAGAACCTGCTCAATACCCGTTACCTGAATCACACCAGCTTTTATCGGCTGATCAGTTTGCCCGAAGCGGGCAGGAACATCAGCCTTTCATTGAAGTATGAATTTTAA
- a CDS encoding DUF4625 domain-containing protein: MKKNWYILLMALLFSACGDGEKPVIDTEYPEIIVTDSSFPLQCSVLERGSTVQFRALFRDNVELGGFSVDIHHNFDHHTHSTEVNDCEEEPVKAPVNPMLFIQTYQIPSGLNEYEGTAEIDIPEDIDPGDYHFMIRVTDQEGWQTIQGLSIKIE; encoded by the coding sequence ATGAAAAAAAACTGGTACATCTTGCTGATGGCGCTGCTGTTTTCAGCTTGTGGCGACGGGGAAAAGCCCGTTATTGATACCGAATATCCGGAGATCATCGTAACCGATTCCTCTTTCCCACTTCAGTGCAGTGTCTTGGAGCGGGGATCCACTGTGCAGTTCAGGGCATTGTTCAGGGATAATGTGGAACTGGGAGGATTCAGCGTGGATATCCACCATAATTTTGACCATCATACCCACAGTACCGAGGTCAATGACTGCGAGGAAGAACCGGTCAAGGCTCCGGTGAATCCAATGCTTTTTATTCAGACCTACCAGATTCCTTCAGGCCTGAACGAATATGAAGGTACTGCAGAAATAGATATTCCTGAGGATATCGATCCTGGGGATTACCATTTTATGATCCGCGTGACCGATCAGGAGGGCTGGCAGACCATCCAGGGGCTGAGCATTAAAATAGAGTAA
- a CDS encoding beta-L-arabinofuranosidase domain-containing protein, with protein MTKANRIPALIILLLCCLPAFTWAQSGDQILDGIGETDLIARYRLDKDAKDWSRNNLHAQLKGHGTSFVKDETFSSVLALSGEKGAFVSIPPETLRGLESMSISCWVFLMENAPGQLLFNIGSETENRLLMAPSGTEDGKTALALLTTPSGKKYVLEGKPLETGKWHHLTLVLDIPDKVARYYLNGEKTAEITAPLDLTSLFESTPSPSFVTIGKPASPDDPYLKAKLHDFRIYRTPLTAGQVANIHRNALQGEGESRVNEQKQPEDDLQVFAEGHPQLYSEYLTGVDDVQVATETGHLPRLPRYVNGTYRDGINGPKVRVIWPAPKDNHQVQEPGKYTVKGKIAGSSIVPVATVTIKEKVDEAVPEQSLEAFGLDAVSLETDIHGHSSKFIENRDKFISTLAGTNPDDFLYMFRNAFGQEQPAGAVPLGVWDSQETKLRGHATGHYLTAIAQAYASTGYDTALQANFADKMAYMVNTLYNLSQMAGKPSAEADGHNADPTAVPMGPGKDFYDSDLSEEGIRTDYWNWGEGYISAYPPDQFIMLEHGAKYGGQKDQVWAPYYTLHKILAGLMDIYEVSGNEKALSVAKGMGTWVAARLDKLPTSTLISMWNTYIAGEFGGMNEAMARLYRITGSSRYLAAAKLFDNITVFYGNADHDHGLAKNVDTFRGLHANQHIPQIMGALEMYRDTESAPYFHIADNFWHIATNDYMYSIGGVAGARTPANAECFTTEPATLYEFGFSAGGQNETCATYNMLKLSRNLFLFQQDPAYMDYYERGLYNHILASVAKDSPANTYHVPLRPGSIKQFGNPKMKGFTCCNGTAIESSTKLQNSIYFKSVDDQSLYVNLFVPSTLHWKERNLTIVQSTAFPKEDHTRLTVQGKGKFVLKIRVPQWATEGIKVSINGKPAQVDAVPGTYATIQRKWKNGDTIDINIPFQFHLEPVMDQQNIASLFYGPVLLAAQEEEPRKEWRKVTLNAKNIGATINGNPEALEFTIDGVTYKPFYETYGRHSVYLDVTLED; from the coding sequence ATGACAAAAGCAAACCGGATACCTGCATTAATTATTCTGCTCCTCTGCTGCTTGCCCGCATTCACGTGGGCGCAAAGCGGAGACCAAATCCTCGATGGCATAGGGGAAACTGACTTGATCGCCCGCTACCGCTTGGACAAAGATGCCAAGGACTGGTCACGAAACAACCTCCATGCCCAGCTAAAAGGACATGGAACCTCTTTTGTCAAAGATGAAACGTTCAGCAGTGTACTTGCCCTTTCAGGAGAAAAAGGTGCTTTTGTTTCCATTCCACCAGAGACCCTAAGAGGCTTGGAATCCATGAGCATTTCCTGTTGGGTATTCCTCATGGAAAACGCGCCGGGACAATTGCTGTTCAATATCGGCAGCGAAACCGAAAACCGCCTGCTGATGGCGCCCTCGGGAACCGAAGATGGCAAAACGGCCCTCGCCCTGCTCACCACCCCTTCCGGAAAAAAATATGTCCTCGAAGGCAAGCCCTTGGAAACAGGAAAATGGCATCACCTCACCTTGGTGCTGGACATCCCCGATAAAGTCGCCCGCTATTACCTCAATGGCGAAAAAACAGCTGAAATCACGGCACCTTTAGACCTGACCAGCTTATTTGAAAGTACTCCTTCCCCATCTTTCGTTACGATCGGAAAACCCGCTTCTCCGGACGATCCCTACCTAAAGGCCAAACTGCATGATTTCAGGATTTACCGGACCCCGCTAACCGCCGGGCAGGTGGCTAACATCCACCGGAACGCCTTGCAAGGTGAAGGGGAAAGCAGGGTGAATGAGCAAAAGCAACCGGAGGATGACCTGCAGGTATTTGCAGAAGGCCACCCCCAACTGTACAGCGAATACCTGACCGGAGTAGATGATGTGCAAGTAGCCACCGAAACGGGGCACCTCCCACGACTTCCCCGCTATGTAAACGGTACGTACCGCGATGGGATCAACGGCCCCAAAGTACGGGTCATTTGGCCGGCTCCAAAAGACAATCACCAGGTGCAGGAACCTGGTAAATATACTGTCAAAGGTAAAATCGCGGGGTCTTCCATTGTCCCTGTCGCCACAGTGACGATCAAAGAAAAGGTAGATGAAGCTGTCCCGGAGCAAAGCTTGGAAGCATTCGGGCTGGACGCGGTAAGCCTGGAAACGGATATCCATGGCCATTCCTCTAAATTCATCGAAAACCGCGACAAGTTCATCAGCACCTTGGCCGGCACCAATCCGGACGATTTCCTGTACATGTTCCGAAACGCCTTTGGCCAGGAGCAGCCTGCTGGAGCGGTTCCCTTGGGCGTGTGGGACAGCCAGGAAACCAAATTGCGCGGCCATGCCACGGGGCACTATTTGACGGCCATTGCCCAGGCCTACGCCAGTACCGGCTATGACACTGCCCTGCAGGCCAACTTTGCCGACAAAATGGCCTATATGGTCAACACCCTATATAATTTGTCCCAAATGGCAGGAAAACCATCCGCCGAGGCAGATGGCCATAACGCGGACCCTACGGCAGTTCCCATGGGACCTGGCAAGGATTTCTATGACTCCGACCTTAGCGAAGAGGGCATTCGTACCGATTATTGGAATTGGGGCGAGGGATATATCAGTGCCTATCCTCCTGACCAATTCATCATGCTCGAGCATGGCGCCAAATATGGTGGACAAAAAGACCAAGTGTGGGCACCTTACTACACCCTCCACAAGATCTTGGCAGGGTTAATGGATATCTATGAAGTAAGTGGAAACGAAAAAGCCCTCTCCGTGGCCAAAGGCATGGGCACTTGGGTAGCCGCTCGACTGGACAAACTGCCCACCAGCACCCTGATCAGCATGTGGAACACGTATATTGCCGGGGAGTTTGGTGGGATGAACGAAGCGATGGCCAGACTGTACCGAATCACCGGCAGCTCCCGGTATTTGGCGGCAGCAAAATTATTCGACAACATCACCGTATTCTATGGAAATGCGGACCATGACCATGGACTGGCCAAAAATGTGGACACCTTCCGTGGCCTGCATGCCAATCAGCACATTCCCCAGATCATGGGCGCTTTGGAAATGTACCGGGACACCGAATCTGCCCCCTACTTTCATATCGCCGACAACTTCTGGCATATTGCCACCAATGATTATATGTACAGTATTGGAGGGGTTGCGGGTGCCCGGACCCCTGCGAATGCAGAGTGTTTCACCACCGAGCCGGCAACCCTCTATGAATTTGGTTTCTCGGCCGGTGGACAAAATGAGACCTGTGCCACCTACAACATGCTCAAACTTAGCAGAAACCTGTTTTTATTCCAGCAGGACCCTGCCTATATGGATTATTATGAACGGGGACTTTACAACCATATCCTGGCCTCGGTCGCCAAGGACAGCCCTGCCAACACCTACCATGTTCCCCTCAGGCCGGGTTCGATCAAGCAATTTGGAAACCCCAAAATGAAAGGCTTCACCTGCTGCAACGGAACAGCCATTGAAAGCAGCACCAAACTCCAAAACAGCATTTATTTCAAAAGTGTCGATGACCAAAGCCTTTATGTCAACTTATTTGTTCCCTCTACCCTGCATTGGAAAGAAAGAAACCTGACCATCGTCCAGTCTACTGCCTTTCCCAAGGAAGACCATACCCGCCTGACCGTACAGGGCAAAGGGAAGTTTGTTCTCAAGATTAGGGTACCCCAATGGGCCACCGAAGGCATCAAGGTATCCATCAACGGCAAACCAGCACAGGTCGATGCTGTCCCAGGAACCTACGCCACCATCCAACGTAAGTGGAAAAATGGCGACACCATTGACATCAACATCCCCTTCCAATTCCACTTGGAACCTGTCATGGACCAGCAAAACATTGCCAGCCTATTTTATGGTCCCGTATTGCTGGCCGCCCAGGAAGAGGAGCCACGAAAGGAATGGCGGAAAGTAACCCTGAATGCCAAAAATATCGGAGCCACCATCAATGGAAATCCGGAAGCATTGGAATTTACCATCGACGGGGTGACCTACAAACCTTTCTATGAAACCTATGGACGACATTCGGTCTACCTGGACGTCACCTTAGAAGATTAA
- a CDS encoding helix-turn-helix domain-containing protein — protein sequence MEQAAYLTTWIGSKIKDIRKSHKLKLGDLADKSGISIAMLSKIENGRVFPTLPSLIQVLDTLDVDLNEFFADLKANNEFPGYIFKKREEYTAIKKEEEAVGFHYQFILNHKIERSSMEISLLTVKPNAQRAPVASDGFEYLYLVKGSIQYQLGENTFDMEEGDSLFFDGNIPHVPINSTQVDAMLLVIYFIALH from the coding sequence ATGGAACAAGCCGCTTACCTGACCACTTGGATCGGATCCAAGATCAAAGACATACGGAAATCCCATAAATTGAAACTGGGGGACTTGGCTGATAAAAGTGGCATCAGCATCGCCATGCTGAGCAAGATCGAAAATGGCCGGGTTTTCCCTACCTTGCCCTCACTGATCCAAGTCCTGGACACCCTTGATGTAGACCTCAACGAGTTCTTTGCCGACCTCAAGGCCAACAATGAATTTCCCGGGTATATTTTCAAGAAGCGGGAGGAATATACCGCTATCAAAAAAGAAGAAGAGGCGGTTGGATTCCACTACCAATTTATCCTCAACCATAAAATAGAACGTTCGTCCATGGAAATTTCCCTGCTGACGGTCAAGCCCAATGCCCAACGGGCTCCGGTGGCTTCCGATGGATTCGAATACCTATATCTGGTAAAGGGATCCATACAATATCAGCTTGGAGAAAACACCTTTGACATGGAGGAAGGGGATTCGCTCTTCTTTGACGGAAACATTCCCCATGTCCCCATCAACAGCACCCAAGTAGATGCCATGCTCTTGGTCATTTATTTTATCGCACTGCACTAA
- a CDS encoding DUF4625 domain-containing protein, with amino-acid sequence MNKLKHIFLITLLGLVLFSCQDDEDQTFNAPVISDFEFGEGSSHSSEPVAYRGGDLHMEANIQAEVNVTSITVTIHGHDLEVGEGETEWDFSQTYTDDKYMVKNPTFHEHIDIPATAPVGEYHVVLEVTDEAGNTTEEEGHLEIMSPVTISEFHMDESVVRGSDFHVDFMIEAIHGIHMVSVDIHAHGLTPGEGEAEWHFDQVFEEGYHGLTEAEFHEHIEVPSTAPAGEYHVVFSVEDEEGNIQEYDTHLDVTAN; translated from the coding sequence ATGAACAAATTAAAACACATCTTTCTGATTACCCTATTAGGGTTGGTACTGTTCTCCTGCCAGGATGACGAAGACCAAACTTTTAATGCCCCAGTTATCTCCGATTTTGAATTTGGAGAAGGTAGCTCCCATTCCTCAGAACCAGTGGCCTACCGGGGCGGTGACCTCCACATGGAAGCCAATATACAGGCAGAAGTGAACGTCACCTCTATTACCGTTACCATTCATGGTCATGACCTGGAAGTAGGCGAAGGGGAAACCGAATGGGACTTTTCCCAAACCTATACCGATGATAAGTACATGGTCAAAAACCCTACCTTCCACGAGCACATAGACATCCCGGCCACTGCGCCCGTTGGGGAGTACCATGTAGTACTGGAAGTAACGGACGAAGCTGGAAACACCACTGAAGAAGAAGGACACTTGGAGATCATGTCTCCTGTGACCATCAGTGAATTCCACATGGACGAAAGCGTAGTTAGGGGATCAGATTTCCATGTAGATTTCATGATTGAAGCGATCCACGGTATCCATATGGTTTCAGTAGACATCCATGCCCATGGCCTTACCCCAGGTGAAGGTGAAGCAGAATGGCACTTTGACCAAGTATTTGAGGAAGGATATCATGGCCTTACCGAAGCGGAATTCCACGAACATATAGAGGTGCCTTCCACTGCTCCTGCAGGTGAATACCATGTGGTATTCAGTGTTGAAGATGAAGAAGGTAACATCCAGGAATACGACACCCACCTCGATGTAACGGCCAACTGA
- a CDS encoding DUF5690 family protein gives MAKLSNVSISKTDLTLIGTAFLAYTGMYAVRKSFLAGQFEGVEMMNDFHFKTILIISQVLGYMLSKFLGIRVVSALPAGRRMLTLIGLVGFGLLALVGFAVAPPVIKPLMMFLNGLPLGMVFGLVLVYLEGRKNSELLVAGLSATFIFSTGLIKSTGIWMMQDFGVAEGWMPLVTGLVFFPWFVAAVYGLDRCKGPSEEDRQLRTERRPMKKADRRDFLNRHGWAFLGLVLMYVVLTVVRDFRDNFIVEFWAELGMKGNPELITLTEVPIALVVLLISALGILVLDNKKAFNLGMVLTLVSGGLMVLTTLLFDQGLVGSITWMISSGFCVYLPYILFHCLIFERFVAVLKYKGTVGFLFYIADAFGYLASVAIMLYKELMTVQLSWVGFFTRLNLVGGWFMVLLVAISVLMINTDLLKEKIQKLYGASAKG, from the coding sequence ATGGCCAAATTAAGCAATGTATCCATTTCCAAAACGGACCTAACCTTAATAGGAACCGCCTTTTTGGCCTATACCGGAATGTATGCCGTCCGTAAGTCCTTTTTGGCAGGACAATTTGAGGGAGTGGAAATGATGAATGATTTTCATTTCAAGACCATTTTGATCATTAGTCAGGTGTTGGGCTATATGCTCTCCAAATTTTTAGGAATTCGGGTGGTTTCGGCCCTGCCGGCGGGTCGTAGAATGCTGACCCTGATAGGTTTGGTGGGATTTGGATTACTGGCATTGGTCGGGTTTGCCGTGGCACCTCCTGTCATCAAACCACTGATGATGTTTCTGAACGGCCTTCCCTTGGGGATGGTATTTGGACTGGTGCTGGTCTATCTGGAGGGAAGGAAAAATTCGGAACTGCTTGTGGCCGGGTTGAGCGCCACTTTTATTTTCAGCACCGGTTTGATCAAATCCACCGGGATATGGATGATGCAGGACTTTGGTGTGGCGGAGGGCTGGATGCCCTTGGTGACCGGATTGGTGTTTTTTCCGTGGTTTGTAGCGGCCGTTTATGGACTGGACCGCTGTAAAGGACCAAGTGAAGAGGACAGGCAGCTCAGAACCGAGCGAAGGCCCATGAAAAAAGCCGATAGACGCGACTTCTTAAACCGACATGGCTGGGCTTTTTTGGGATTGGTACTGATGTATGTGGTGCTCACGGTCGTTAGGGATTTTCGGGACAATTTTATTGTCGAGTTTTGGGCAGAGCTGGGAATGAAGGGCAATCCAGAACTGATTACCCTCACTGAGGTGCCTATCGCACTGGTGGTGCTGCTGATATCGGCCTTGGGGATCTTGGTTTTGGATAATAAGAAAGCCTTTAACCTTGGCATGGTATTGACGTTGGTCAGTGGTGGGCTGATGGTCCTGACCACTTTGCTTTTTGACCAAGGCCTTGTTGGGTCGATCACTTGGATGATCAGCTCGGGGTTTTGTGTTTACCTGCCCTATATTTTATTTCATTGCTTGATTTTTGAGCGGTTTGTAGCCGTACTGAAATATAAGGGCACCGTGGGGTTCCTGTTCTATATCGCAGATGCTTTCGGGTACCTGGCCAGTGTCGCCATCATGCTGTACAAAGAGCTGATGACCGTCCAGCTTTCGTGGGTAGGCTTTTTTACACGCCTAAACCTGGTGGGGGGCTGGTTCATGGTGCTGCTCGTGGCCATTTCGGTGCTGATGATCAATACCGATCTCCTCAAGGAAAAAATACAGAAATTGTACGGGGCTTCGGCCAAAGGCTGA